The DNA segment ATGCTCGCTGCCGGGCTCGCCGCGCATAAACCCGATCAGCGAGGAGTGATCGGTAAACTCACGGATAACCGCCGACTGCAGTCCCGGTAAGGCATGTTTCAGTTCGCCCAGCTCCCGGTAGAACTCCACCGTTGGCTGGTGGGCAGTATCCCACTGCAAGGGATAGCGCTGCCGATCCTGCTGCTGGCTGCCGGTAAAGCCCATCTCGTCACCCATGTAGGTGACCGGTACACCCGGCAGGGCATACATCATGGCCGCTGCCAGCTGCTGCCGCTGCCGCGAGGTGTCCGAGGGCTGGTCGCCCAGATCACCGCCACCCATTGAGGTCAGCAGACGCTCGGTATCATGCGAGCTGATCAGGTTAAACTGCATCGCGGTCGATGCTTCGGGATAGGCCGCATATACCTGTTGTATGCGGGAACTGACAGCAGAGGCCAGCAGATCGCCAGAGGCAAAATGCCGGATTGCATCGCGACCGACCGCGTAGTTCATGAGCGAATCAAACATGTCCCCCTGCAGCCAGGAGGCATCGCGCTGCCAGATTTCGCCGACGATATAGTTTTGCGGATCAATCTCGCGGACGGTCTGTCGCAGGGCCGAAAAGAACTCCTCGCGGTTCACAATCTCGTTCGGTACATCGATGCGCACCCCGGCAAACCCCAGCTCGGTCCAGTAGCGCGCGGCATCCATCAGGTGATTAAACACCTGCTCGTTGCGGGTCTCCAGCTCCGGCAGGCTGCCAAAGTCCCACCAGCTGTCGTACTGGCGCGGATTGCCCGCCTGGATTTCCGTTCCGGGGTCGACGGTAAAGCGGAACCACTGCCAGTAATCGGTTTCGTGCCCGCCCTCGGCAATCGCATTCTGGAAAGCCCAGAAACCGACCCCGACATGATTCGGCACAAAATCCCACATAACCCGAATCCCGCGATCAGCAGCCGCGGAGATGAGCTGACGCACCGTATCCTCGTCACCAAAATTGGGTGCCGGCGACATAAAGTCTACCGCATCGTAGCCATGCGCCGAACCGGAGCGGTTGATCGGGTTCAAATACAGAAAACTGACTCCCAGATCGGCCAGATAATCCAGCTTTTCGATGATGCCAGGAACATCACCCCCGAAATATTGATGGGTCCCATGGATGTCGGTAATCTCGCCGCCCCAGTCGTCCATAAGGATCGGCTCCCAGTCGATGAAATCCGGATACTTGTAGTTGTAGGCCTCGTCCTCCAGCGCCAGTTCAATCAGCGCCGGATCGCCATTGTAAAACCGCTCGGGGAATATCTGATACCCGACCGATGTTCCCACCCAGTCCAGGGCGGCAAACAGTTCCTCTGGCACCTGGAACGGGCCATGGCGCTCGGTGCTGCCATCATGATCTACCACCATAATGTGATAGCTCTCCACGGCGGGGTGCACCGCCGCTCTCCAGATCTCATGACGCGGCGAAGGGGTCAGCTGCCGGTGCAACTGATAATGCTGCCCAGTACTGTCAAACAGCACCGCAGTATGCACGCTGTCACGCCCCGCCTGGAAGCGGATAGACAGCATGTCATCGGCCATCGAAACATGTACCGGGCTTTCCGGGTTGTGGGTAAAGTTGACCGGTATCGCGGTATCAGGCTCTGGTGCGGTTGCACAGCCTGCCGCAAGCATCGCTGCCGCTGCCAGCGTGCAGAATACCGCTGCTATATTGCGCGTAGTAAAACGGTTTTGCATGAGTAACTCCTTGTCCGGCACTCAGTGTAACGCCATACAGTCCGGATTGCCACCACGAATTTGCCAATAATCAGGCTGATCGGGAGCAGAGCAGGGTGCGCAGGCAGAAGCCGTAGGCACCACCGAGGGCAAGGCCGACAAGGTGTGCCGCACTGCTCACCCAGCTGCCAATACCCACAAAACAGTTGACAGTAACCTGGAGTAGGGGTAATGTAATCGTATGGAAACTAAAAGAACTGAAAAAGTTTCCTTGGTTTCTCGTTCAGCCGATCAGGTTGATGAACAGAACCAGGAACCCGACCCCCTGCGCACTCGCATTCTCGAAGGTGCGGATGATCTGGCGATGAACGACGGGTTGCAGGAACTGACAATGGATCGGCTTGCCCGGCACATGGCAATGAGCAAAAAGACGCTCTACACCTGCTTCCGGAGCAAGAACGAACTTGTCGAGGCGCTTATCAGTCACATCTTTTCAGGGGTTGGGGAAAGCCTCGTCTCGATTCGCACGTGCCCCGATCTTTCCACCGGTGAAAAACTTGCCCGCACCCGAGACATCATCGTGAAGCGGGTTAACCGGATTGGCGCACGCCTGATCGATGATCTGGCGCGCGTCTTTCCCGAGCTGTGGCGTCGGGTTGACGCTCGCAGAACCGAACTCCTGCAGGAGCACTTCAGAATTCTCCTTCGCGAAGGCGTTGCGAATGGATCGGTCCGGGACACCATAGATATCGACATGATGGTCATGCTCATCGTGCGAACCATCTCCCGGGTCGGACGTCCGCAGGAGCTTATCTACGAGCCATATTCACTTCGCGATATTGTATCTGGCCTCCTCTCACTTCTGTGCACCGGCGTGCTTACCCCGGATGGCATGCAGGCGTATCACGGGAGTGAACCAGAAGACACCAATTCCCAACATCCGGATTCCGGGTAAGGAGCTGCCGCCATGTTTCACACAAAGTTAAAGCTTGATATTGTTCTGCTCGCCGTTCTCTTGTTCGCAGTACTTTTGATTACCGGCTGCGACAAATTACCGTGGGTAACTAAAGAGTCGCGCGCGCTCTGGAGTTCGGGTACGCTTGAGGGCATATCAATACTCGTCTCTGCGGAGGTCCGCGGAACTGTCTCAAGGGTGCATATCACAGAGGGCGAACGATACGAGGAAGGAGAGATGCTGCTGACCCTCGACTCTCCCGAGCTGGATATAGAGCGCAGCATCAGAATTCTTGACCGGGATATCGCAGCAGCACAACGTCGCCAGCTTGCTATCGGCGCACGGACAGAGGATATCCGCGAGGCACAGGCACGCGTACGGCGTGCTGAACGTGACCGGCAGCAGGCTAGTGATGACTATGATCGTATGGCACGTCTGCTCGAGAGTGGCAGCATCCCCCGATCACAGTACGAGAGCGCCGAAGTAGCGCTGACAC comes from the Spirochaeta africana DSM 8902 genome and includes:
- a CDS encoding glycoside hydrolase family 13 protein, which gives rise to MQNRFTTRNIAAVFCTLAAAAMLAAGCATAPEPDTAIPVNFTHNPESPVHVSMADDMLSIRFQAGRDSVHTAVLFDSTGQHYQLHRQLTPSPRHEIWRAAVHPAVESYHIMVVDHDGSTERHGPFQVPEELFAALDWVGTSVGYQIFPERFYNGDPALIELALEDEAYNYKYPDFIDWEPILMDDWGGEITDIHGTHQYFGGDVPGIIEKLDYLADLGVSFLYLNPINRSGSAHGYDAVDFMSPAPNFGDEDTVRQLISAAADRGIRVMWDFVPNHVGVGFWAFQNAIAEGGHETDYWQWFRFTVDPGTEIQAGNPRQYDSWWDFGSLPELETRNEQVFNHLMDAARYWTELGFAGVRIDVPNEIVNREEFFSALRQTVREIDPQNYIVGEIWQRDASWLQGDMFDSLMNYAVGRDAIRHFASGDLLASAVSSRIQQVYAAYPEASTAMQFNLISSHDTERLLTSMGGGDLGDQPSDTSRQRQQLAAAMMYALPGVPVTYMGDEMGFTGSQQQDRQRYPLQWDTAHQPTVEFYRELGELKHALPGLQSAVIREFTDHSSLIGFMRGEPGSEHELLAVFNQSADSAVGYPLPAGTWRDVRSGQEFSGEAEIEQLGWRYLVRTTD
- a CDS encoding TetR/AcrR family transcriptional regulator; the protein is METKRTEKVSLVSRSADQVDEQNQEPDPLRTRILEGADDLAMNDGLQELTMDRLARHMAMSKKTLYTCFRSKNELVEALISHIFSGVGESLVSIRTCPDLSTGEKLARTRDIIVKRVNRIGARLIDDLARVFPELWRRVDARRTELLQEHFRILLREGVANGSVRDTIDIDMMVMLIVRTISRVGRPQELIYEPYSLRDIVSGLLSLLCTGVLTPDGMQAYHGSEPEDTNSQHPDSG